From the genome of Pseudomonas putida:
CAGCTGGCCACCCAGTCGAAGATCTTCTCCGGCAGCGCCACCACCTTCGGCTCCGAGCCGAACACCCAGGCCAGCCTGGTCGACCTCGGCATGCCGGGCGTGCTGCCGGTGCTGAACCAGGAGGCCGTGCGCATGGCCTGCATGTTCGGCCTGGCGATCGATGCCGAGATCGGCAAGCGCAACGTGTTCGCGCGCAAGAACTACTTCTACCCCGATCTGCCCAAGGGCTACCAGATCAGCCAGATGGACCTGCCGATCGTCGGCAAGGGCCACCTGGACATCGCCCTTGAAGACGGCACCATCAAGCGTATCGGCGTCACCCGTGCGCACCTGGAAGAAGACGCCGGCAAGAGCCTGCACGAAGACTTCAGCGGCTCCACCGGCATCGACCTGAACCGCGCCGGCACGCCGCTGCTGGAAATCGTTTCCGAGCCTGATATGCGCAGCGCCAAGGAAGCGGTGGCCTACGTCAAGGCGATCCACGCCCTGGTGCGCTACCTGGGCATCTGCGACGGCAACATGGCCGAAGGCTCGCTGCGTTGCGACTGCAACGTGTCGATCCGCCCGAAGGGCCAGGCCGAGTTCGGCACCCGCTGCGAGATCAAGAACGTCAACTCGTTCCGCTTCATCGAGCGCGCCATCAACAGCGAGATCCAGCGCCAGATCGACCTGATCGAAGACGGCGGCAAGGTGGTGCAGGAAACCCGCCTGTACGACCCGAACAAGGACGAAACCCGCTCGATGCGCAGCAAGGAGGAAGCCAACGACTACCGTTACTTCCCCGATCCAGACCTGCTGCCGGTAGTCATCGAGGACAGTTTCCTGGAAACCGTCCGCGCCGGCCTGCCGGAGCTGCCTCCGCAGAAGGTCGAGCGTTTCCAGAGCCAGTACGGTCTGTCGGCCTACGACGCCAACGTGCTGGCTTCCAGCCGTGAACAAGCGGATTACTTCGAGGAAGTGGTGAAGATTGGCGGCGACGCCAAGCTGGCCGCCAACTGGGTCATGGTCGAACTGGGCAGCCTGCTGAACAAGCTGGGTATCGAGATCGACCAGGCACCGGTCAGCGCCGCGCATCTGGGCGGGATGCTGCTGCGCATCCGCGACAACACCATCAGCGGCAAGATCGCCAAGACCGTGTTCGAGGCCATGGCTGCCGGTGAAGGCGATGCCGACAGCATCATCGAAAGCAAAGGCCTCAAGCAGGTTACCGATACCGGTGCCATCGACAAGATGCTCGACGAAGTGCTGGCCGCCAACGCCGAGCAGGTCGAACAGTACCGCGCTGCCGACGAGGCCAAGCGTGGCAAGATGTTCGGCTTCTTCGTCGGCCAGGCGATGAAGGCGTCCAAAGGCAAGGCCAACCCGGGGCAGGTGAACCAATTGCTCAAGGCCAAGCTCGAAGGGTGAGCTTTGTAGGAGCGGCCTTAGGTCGCGAAAGGGCTGCGAAGAGCAGCCCCAGCGGTTCAAGCAGTAATCTGACCCTGGGGCCGCTCTGCGGCCCTTTCGCGACACAAGGCCGCTCGCCGTCAAGCGCGCCCAACGGCAGCACCGGAGCTTCCATCTTGCTAATTAGATCCTTGGGCACCCTGGCCCTCTTCTCCCTCCTGGCCGGCTGCGCCAGCCAAGACATCGACCCCAGCGGTTACGACAAGACCGGCACCGCCTCGTATTACGGCTCGCGTCACCACGGCAAACGCACCGCCAGCGGCGAAGCCTTCAACCAGCACGGCCTCACCGCTGCCCACCGCAGCCTGCCGTTCGGCAGCAAGGTGCTGGTGACCAACCTCGCCAACCAGCGCAGCGTCGTGGTCCGCATCAACGACCGTGGCCCGCACACGCGCGGGCGGTTGATCGACCTGTCACGCGCCGCAGCGGAAAAAATCGGCATGCTGCGTAGCGGAACCGCGCGAGTCCGGGTACAAGGGCTGAGCGACTAAGCTGACACCTGACCTGACAGGAGCCTCGACCATTTTCGACCTGGCCACCCTCCCCACCTTCAGCCTCCTGCAACTGGGCGTGGCACTGGTGTTGCTGATCGGCGGTGCCGACCTGCTCGTGCGTGTCGCCCTGCGCCTGGCCCAGCACCTGCACGTTCGGCCGCTGATCATCGGCCTGAGCCTGGTGGCTTTCGGCAGCACCGCGCCACAACTCACGGTAAGCCTGCAGGCCGCCTACCAGGGGGCGCCCGACGTTGCCGTAGGCAGCGTGATCGGCAGCAACATCTTCAACGTGCTGGTGATCCTCGGCCTGGCCGCGCTGATCATTCCACTGCGGGTATCCCGCCAGCTGGTACGCCTGGACATTCCCTTGATGATCGTCGCCAGCGGCCTGGTCTACGCGCTTTGCGCCAATGGCCAACTGGGCCGTGTCGAAGGGCTGCTGCTGTTGCTGGCCCTGGTCGGCTACCTGGCCATGCTATGGCACCAGTCGCGCCACTATGCACGCACCTATCCGGCTCCGGCACCGGTCGCCGTAAAACCCGGCCGCTTCTGGTCGGTGACGATGCTGCAGGTTGCCTTCGGCCTGGCGATGCTGAGCCTGGCGGGTCATTTGCTGCTGGAGGCCGCCGTCGAGGTGGCCACCGACCTGGGGTTGTCCGAGCGGATCATCGGCCTGACAGTGGTCGCGGTCTGCACGTCCCTGCCGGAACTGGCCGCCGCGCTGGTCGCCGCCCTGCGCGGCGAGCGGGAGATCGCCGTGGGCACGGTGATTGGCAGCAACCTGTTCAACCTGCTGGCGGTGCTGGGGCTGACCGCGCTGGTCACCCCCGAGCCGTTGAGCATTTCACCCAATGCCCTGGGCTTCGACCTGCCGGTGATGCTCGGCGTCGCCGCCTTGAGCCTGCCGGTGTTCTACTCCGGCTACCGCATCACCCGCGCCGAGGGCCTGGTGTTCCTCTGCCTGTACCTGGCCTACGGCCTGCACGTGGCGGCCTTCACCATGGGCATGCCGCTGGCCGGCCGCCTGGAACGGCTGATGCTGTTCTATGTGCTGCCGGTGCTCGGGGCGGTGCTGCTGTTCACCACGGTGCGGGCCTGGCGACGGCAGCACTGAACGCGATTACCTGGCCTGCCGGGCCTTCTTGATGCAGAACGCCACCCACAGCACCAGGATCCACGCCGGGATCAGCAGCACCGAGATACGCACGCTCGGGGTCAGGAACATGACCACCAGGATCAATACGATGAATGCCAGGCACAGGTAGTTGGTCAGCGGGTGCCCCAGGCTCTTGTAGAACGGCGTGATGCCCGCCGCCAACTTGGCCTTGCGGAACTTCAGATGGGTGATGCTGATGCTCGCCCAGTTGATCACCAGCGCCGACACCGCCAGCGCCATCAACAGGCCGAACGCCTCACCCGGCCGCAGGTAGTTGATCAGCACGCACAACCCGGTGGCGAACGCCGAGACCCCCAGGGCCGTCAACGGCACGCCACGGCGGCTCACCTTGAGCAGCTGGCGCGGCGCATCACCTTGGCTGGCAAGGCCGAACAGCATGCGGCTGTTGGCGTACACGCAGCTGTTGTACACCGACAGCGCGGCGGTGAGCACCACCACGTTGAGAATGGTCGCCACCAGGTCGCTGTCCAGCTCGTGGAAGATCATCACGAACGGGCTGCCGCCCTGCACCACCTTCTGCCACGGGTACAGCGACAGCAGTACCGCCAGTGCGCCGATGTAGAAGATCAGGATGCGGTACACCACCTGGTTGGTGGCCTTGGGAATGCTCGCCCGCGGGTTGGCGGCCTCGGCCGCGGTGATGCCGACCAACTCCAGGCCGCCGAACGAGAACATGATCACCGCCAGGGCCATGACCAGGCCACCGACGCCGTTGGGGAAGAATCCACCGTGCTGCCAGAGGTTGGCCACGCTGGCATCCGGGCCACCGTGGCCACTGCCCAGCAGCCAGGCGCCGAAGCCGATCATGCTGACGATCGCCACCACCTTGATCAAGGCGAACCAGAACTCCATCTCGCCATAGACCTTCACCTGGGTGAGGTTGATCAGGTTGATGATCACGAAGAAGATCGCCGCCGTGGCCCAGGTCGGGAAGCCGGGCCACCAGTACTGCACGTAGATACCCACGGCGGTGAGCTCGGCCATGCCCACGAGCACGTACACCACCCAGTAGTTCCAGCCCGAGACGAACCCCGCGAACTCGCTCCAGTACTGGTGGGCGAAGTGGCTGAAACTGCCTGCAACCGGCTCTTCGACCACCATCTCGCCCAGTTGGCGCATGATCAGGAAGGCCATCAGGCCGGCGATGGCATACCCCAGCAGAACCGACGGGCCGGCCAGCTGAATGGTCTGGGCGATGCCCAGGAACAACCCGGTGCCGATGGCACCGCCCAGCGCGATCAGCTGGATATGACGGTTCTTCAGCCCGCGCTGCAACTGCTCGGGCGTGCTCTGGTCTTGCATGAAGTGTCCTTTGGCTCAGTGAGGCAGTGTTGTTGCTGTTGTATGCAGTCGAGGATCTAGATCCATCCGCCCCACTGCAAGATGAAAATGCCGATGTTGGTGGTGATCGCCGCCATCAATGTAGTGATCACGATGATCGACGCGGCCAGCTCGTGGTTGCCATTGGCCGCACGGGCCATGACGTAGCTGGCAGCCGCGGTGGGGCTGCCGATGTACAGGAACAGGATGCCCAGCTCGGCACCACGGAACCCGCAGAGCCAGGCGCCGAGCGTGCCGATCAGCGGCAGCCAGACCATCTTCACCAGGCTGGCATCGATGGCCAGCTTGCCGCTGTCGCGCAGCGCCGTCAGCGACAAGGTGCCGCCGATGCAGATCAGCGCCAGCGGCAGGGTCATCTGCGCCAGGTAGTCGCCCGAGGTGAGCAGCCAGTTGGGCAATGGTACCTGGCCGTAGGCCATTGGCGTCGCCACCAGCACGCTGATGATCAGCGGGTTGCTGAAGATGCTCTTGCAGATGCTCCACGGGTCGGACTTGAGGTCCGGGCTGTACACCGCCAGCACCACTGCCGACAGCGAGTTGTACATGAGGATGACCAGGCCGGCGAGCACTGCTCCCAGGGAAATGCCGTAGTCGCCATAGAGGCTGGCGGCCAGGGCCAGGCCGATCACGCCATTGTTGCCGCGAAAGGCTCCCTGGGTGTAGATGCCCCGGTCGGCCAGCGGGCTACGCCAGATCGCCAGGCCCCAGGCCACTGCGAAGCCGACCAGGGTGGCGGCGACGAAATAAAGGATTACCCCCGGTTTGACTGCCGCAGCCAGGTCGGCGTGGTAGATACCGAGGAACAGCAGCGCCGGCATGCAGACGTTGAACACCAGCTGCGAGGCGACACGGTTGAAATTGTCGTCGATGAGGTGAATGCGTTTGAGCAGAATGCCCATGAACAGCATGGCGAAGACGGGCGCCGTGATATTCAGCGTCTGGATGAGAAGGGCGAGCATGCGCAAGCGGTCCTGAGGAAGGGTTGCCGTTTAAGGGGCAGATGATACGCCAACGCGTCAGGAAATGCGGGGATCTAGGGGGATAAAATAAGCATCTTGCCTGTGCCGACCTCTTCGCGGGTAAACCCGCTCCTACAGGAGCTGCACAGTTATCAGCAGCAGAGCATCTGTAGGAGCGGGTTCACCCGCGAAGAGGCCGGCATGGACCGCAACGGATCAGCGCCGAACCGGCCGCTTCTGCAGTTTGCGCTGCAAGGTCCGGCGGTGCATGCCCAGCGCCCGGGCGGTGGCCGAGATATTGCCCTCGTGCTCATTGAGCACGCGCTGAATGTGCTCCCACTGCAAACGGTCGACCGACATCGGGTTCTCGGGGACCAGGGTATCGAGGTCGGTGTGCTCGGACAGCAACGCCGCCAGCACATCGTCGGCATCGGCCGGCTTGCACAGGTAGTTGCAGGCCCCGCGCTTGACCGCCTCGACCGCCGTGGCGATGCTCGAATAACCCGTCAGGATCACCACGCGCATCTCTGGATCCAGCTCCAGCAGCTTGGGCAGCAGCACCAGGCCCGAGTCGCCCTCCATCTTCAGGTCCAGCGCCGCATAGTCAGGCAGGTCCTGCTGGGCCAGCTCCAGCCCTTCCTCGGCGGATCCGGCAGTGCTCACGCGGAAACCGCGGCGGCTCATGGCGCGCGCCATCACCCGGGTGAAGGTGGCATCGTCGTCCACTAACAGCAGGTGCGGCAGTTCTTCGCCTTCGACCTGGTTTTCGTCACTCATCATTCATCTCCTCGCTTGCCATAGGGCAGGCGCAGTTCGGTGAGGGTGCCACCCTGTTCATGACTATAGAGTTTTACCGAACCGCCCGCACGCGTAACGCTGGCCTTGCTCAAGAAAAGGCCCAGGCCGAAGCCCTTGCCTTTGGTGGTAATAAAGGGTTTGCCGATGGCCTCGGCAATGGCCGGCGGCACGCCCGGGCCATGGTCGCGAATGCTGATCAGGATGTCCTCGGCGTCCCAGTCCAGGCGCACCTCGAGATCGTCCGGGCAGGCATCGGCGGCGTTGTTCAACAGGTTCAAAAGGGCCTGGGTCAGGTCTGGCGGCGGCGTCAGCCGTGGTACCTGGCCGTCACGCAGACGCTGGAAGCGGTAGCTGGCCTCGGGGCGCATCAGGTGCCAACGGTTCAGCGCCTCGTCCAGCCAGGCGGTGACGTCCTGCTCGCCGATGTCCAGGCGGCGGTTGGCCTCGGCGGCGCGCACCAACTGCTGGAGGGTTTCCTTGCACAGCTTGACCTGGTCCTGGAGGATCGCCAGGTCTTCCTGCAACTGCGGGTCGGCGTGATCCTGGCGCATCTCGTTGAGCAGCACGCTCATGGTCGCCAGTGGGGTGCCCAGCTCGTGCGCCGCCCCCGCGGCCTGGGTAGCCACCGCCAGCAACTGCTCGTCACGCAGGCTTTCTTCACGGCGCTCGGCACGCAATTGCTCCTGGCGGCGCAACTCCTCGGCCATGCGCGCGGCGAAGAAGGTGATCACCGCGGCGGCCAGGGCAATGCTCAGCCACATGCCATAGACCTGCATCTTGTCCCGCGCCATCGGCAGCCCTTCGAGCGGGTAGAACTGCACCAGCAACAAGCTGTAGGCCGTCAGCGCGATGCCCGACAGTATCAGCGAATACAGCCAGGGCAAGGTCACCGCGGCAATCGCCAGCGGCACCAGATAGTAGGATACGAACGGGTTGGTCGAGCCGCCGGAGTAATACAGCAACGCGCTGTGGATCAGCAGGTCGCAGGCCAACTGCAAGGCATATTCGAGCTCGGTGACCGGCAACGAAAGGCGCAGGCGCAAGGCCGTGAAGGCGCAGAGGATCGACGACAGCGCCAGTGTGGCGGCCAGCGACAACCATGGCAGCGGCAGCAGGTCGGTCCAGTAGGCGACGCCCACGGAGCCGGCCTGGGCAGCCAGTACCAGCACGCGGATGACGGTCAGGCGCCAGAGATTCTGGCGAGTAGCGGACAGCGGTTGTACGGCAGCGAGCATGAGCTCTCCTGATGAGTGCTCCAGGAAAATCGGCTGGAGTATACCGAAGCCGGGCGCATCGCTGCAGCGATGCGGCAAAGCGCCACACTTTGTCACAGGTTCATGATGGCACTTTTGAACCCACTACACGGGTGTCGGTCTGATGGGCCATGCGTGGAATGGAAGACCTCGAACCACGCCCTTCATTGCCAAGGAGTAACACATGCCAATCCCACGTCGCGGCGCCGCCCTGATCCTGTCCTGCGGCCTGCTTGCCAGCCTGCCGGCCCTGGCGGCCGACGAACCGCGCTACAACCAGATATCCCTGCGCGCCGAAGTGAGCAAGGAAGTGGCCCGCGACCTGATGGTCGTGACCCTCTACAGCGAAGCGCAGAACGCCGACCCAGGCAAGCTCGCCAAGCAGATCACCGAAACCATGAACAAGGCGGTGCAACAGGCCCGCCAGGTCAAGGACGTGAAGCTCAGCCAGGGCAGCCGCAACAGCTACCCGGTCTATGACAGCAAGGGCCAGAAGATCACCGGCTGGCGCGAACGCGCCGAGCTGCGCCTGGAAAGCGCGGACTTCCCGGCGCTCTCGCAACTGACCGCCGACCTGCTGCAGGAGTTGAAGATGGGCGCCATGGACTTCTCCATCGCCCCCGCCACGCGCAAGTCCAGCGAAGACGCGCTGCTCAAGGACGCGGTCAACGCCTTCAAGGCCCGCGCCCAACTGGCCACTGAAGCACTGGGTGGCAAGGGCTACAAGATCGTCAGCCTGAACCTCAACAGCAGCGGCTACCCCCGCCCTTACCTGCGCAGCGCACCGATGGCCATGAAATCCATGGTCGCCGACGAAGCGGCCCCGGCGCCGGACATCGAAGCCGGCACCAGCGAAGTCAGCATGAACGCCGACGGCTTGATCGAAGTGCAGATGCCCTGATCACTGCTGCCGCCCCCGACCCTAAGGGGGGCGGCAATTTCAGACCTTTCCGGCGCACAATTCGGCTGCGTCCTACAGAAAACCCCAATTAGAAACATCCCGAAAACTCCTGCATTTTTGCCACGCAAACGTTCAACTTCGGCAAAAATTACATGGATGCGACATCCATGTACGTCCGTCCTACTTTTTACCTGCCGACTATCCTTCTGAGGATTGCATTGGGGCATCCCCCTGCATAAGGATCCGCAGGTCGGCTCACGAGGCCACCTCGCATTCAACAATGACAACAATGAGGCCACCATGCTCAAACATGCAGTCATTCCGTTCCTGCTCGGCGCAGGCCTGATCGCCCAGACCCCAGCCGCCCTCGCGGCGTCCAACCTGGTGTTCTGCTCCGAAGGCAGCCCGGCAGGCTTCGACCCAGGGCAGTACACCACCGGAACCGACTTCGACGCCTCGGCCGAAACCGTGTTCAACCGCCTGACCCAGTTCGAGCGCGGCGGCACCAGGGTGATTCCAGGGCTGGCCACCCAGTGGGAGGTGTCCGACGACGGCAAGGTCTACACCTTCCATCTGCGCGAGGGCGTCAAGTTCCACACCACCGACTATTTCAAGCCCAGCCGCGAATTCAACGCCGACGACGTGCTCTTCACCTTCGACCGCATGCGTGACAAGAACCACCCGTTCCGCAAGGCCTACCCCACCGAGTTCCCCTACTTCACCGACATGGGCATGGACCAGAACATCGCCCAGATCGAGAAGCTCGACGAGCACACCGTGCGCTTCACCCTCAACCAGGTCGACGCCGCGTTCATCCAGAACCTGGCGATGAGTTTCGCCTCGATCCAGTCCGCCGAATACGCCGAGCAACTGCTCAAGCAGGGCAAGGCCGCCGACATCAACCAGAAGCCGATCGGCACCGGCCCGTTCGTGTTCAGCAAGTACCAGAAGGACGCGCAGATCCGCTTCAAGGGCAACAAGGACTACTGGCAGCCTGACGACGTGAAGATCGACAACCTGATTTTCGCCATCACCACCGACGCTTCGGTGCGCATGCAGAAGCTGAAGAAGAACGAGTGCCAGATCACCCTGTTCCCACGCCCGGCCGACATCGAGCCGCTCAAGGCCGACAAGAACCTGCAGATGCCGGATCAGGCTGGCTTCAACCTCGGCTACATCGCCTATAACGTGATGGACAAGCTCAAGGGCAGCAGCGTGCCCAACCCGCTGGCCGAGTTGAAAGTACGCCAGGCACTGGACATGGCCGTGGACAAGAAGAAGATCATCGAGTCGGTCTACCAGGGCGCGGGGCAGTTGGCGGTCAACGCCATGCCACCCACCCAGTGGTCCTATGACACAAGCATCAAGGATGCGCCCTACGATCCGGAAAAAGCCAAGCAACTGCTCAAGGAAGCCGGCATCAAGGAGGGTACCGAGATCACCCTCTGGGCCATGCCCGTGCAGCGCCCCTACAACCCCAACGCCAAGCTGATGGCCGAGATGCTCCAGTCCGACTGGAGCAAGATCGGCATCAAGGCGAAGATCGTCAGCTATGAGTGGGGCGAGTACATCAAACGTTCCAAAGGTGGCGAGCAGGGCGCCATGCTGATCGGCTGGAGTGGCGACAACGGTGACCCCGACAACTGGCTGGGCACGCTCTACGGTTGCGATGCCATCGACGGCAACAACTTCTCCAAGTGGTGCTACAAGCCCTACGACGACCTCATCAAGCAAGCCAAGGCTACCTCCGACCAGGCCAAGCGTACCGAGCTGTACCAGAAGGCCCAGCACATCCTCAAGGAACAGGTGCCGATCACGCCGATCGCCCACTCCACGGTCTATCAGCCGATGAGTGTCAAGGTGCAGGGCTTCAAGATCAGTCCCTTCGCTCTGAACTCGTTCTACGGCGTCAGCGTGGCCAAGTAACCCGCCGCCCTCCCCAACCCTGAAACCTTGCCGCTTCGGTGCCTTGCGCACCGGGGTCGGCGAGCCGTTGCCGGCAATCCGGCTCCCTACTGCCCGCACGGAGGCGACGGCTGTGGGAGCCGGCTGGCCGGCGAGAGGCCCATGCGGCGATCCCGCACGGCCTCTGCGTCACCTCGCAGCCGGCCATAAGGCTCGGCGAACACTAGAAAGCACGAAAGGGAGCTTCATCTTGAAACCATTCACCTTCACTGCACTGGCCCTCGGTGCACTCTCGGCCATGGCCCAGGCCGAGCCACAAAGCCAGGACTTCTTCCCGCTCAGCCTGAAAACCACCCGCGAGCAGGACCAGGCCAAGGGATTCATCGACGGCCAGAGCCTGTCTGGCAGCACGCGCAACTGGTATTCCCGCGAACGCGCCACCCGCGCGCCGCTGTTCAGGTACTACAAGCACGACGGCAGCCCGCACGATAGCCACAGCCGCGACAACTGGCTGCAGGGCACCATCCTGCGCTACCGCTCGGGGTTCACCCAGGGCACCGTAGGCTTTGCCGTCGAAGCCGCCGGCTACAACGCCATCGCCCTGGAACGGGGCCGCGCCGCCGTGGCCGGGCCGAACAACCGCACCCTCACCCACAGCGACGGCGAGCCCCTGGACCAGTGGAGCAAGATGGGCCTGGGCAACGTCAAGGCCAGGATCGGCAACACCACCCTGACCCTCGGCCGGCAATCCGTCGACACGCCGATGATCGCTGAAATCGGCAACCGGGCCCTGCCCTCGAGCTTTCAGGGCGCCTTTCTGCACAGCGCCGAATTCGACAATCTGTCCTTCGACCTGGGCACCTTCGACCGCGTCTCGCCGCGTTCCGAACAAAGCCTGAGCAAGTTTCGCAGCGAATACGGCGCCACCGGCGTGGAAACCGACCGCGCCAGCACTGCCGGCGTCAGCTACCAGCCTCTGCAGAGCCTGACCACCAGCCTCTACGCCACCCGCGCCAACGACTTCTGGAACCAGTACTACTTCGGCGCCAGCCACGTGCTGGGCGACAGCGCGGCACTGAGCCTGACCACCGGCCTCAATTACTACAAGACCGTGGACCAGGGCAGCCGCAAGCTGGGCCAGATCGACAACGACACCTACAGCCTGTCGCTCGGCCTGACGCACCAGGCGCACACCTTCACCGCTGCCTGGCAGCAGGTCGACGGCAACGAGTACTTCGACTACCTGCATGAAACCAACGGCATTTTCCTGGCCAACTCACTGCTATCGGACTTCAACGGCCCGAACGAGAAATCCGTGCAGCTCTCCTACGTCCTGAACATGGCGCCCTATGGCGTGCCGGGGCTGAAGTTCAACCTGTACAACGCCCGCGGCTGGGGCATCGACGGCACTCACTATCGCGGCACGGCCTACGACGTCCGTGGCCTGGACGGCGAGAGCCATTACGAGTGGGGCATCGGCACCAGCTACGCGGTACAGAGCGGCCCGCTGCGCGACACCAGCATCCGCGCCACCTACACCGCGCACCGGGCCAGCAAGGCCCAGGCCGACGGCAGTCTCGACGAATTGCGCATCGTCACCACCATACCGTTCGACATCCTCTGATCGCTGGCGCCAGGGCCCGCCACCATCCGGGGCCCTGGCAGCTACGCTGGAAACAACGCTCACTGGGAGGTTTCATGAATTCACCCGCATTGCGCGCCCTTCTCGCCGCGCTCATCCTTGGCGCCGCCGGGCAGACCTCGGCCAAGCCGCTGGTGGTGTGTACCGAAGCCAGCCCGGAAGGCTTCGACATCGTCCAGTACACCACTGCGGTGACCGCCGATGCCTCGGCCGAGGCGGTGTTCAACCGCCTGGTCGACTTCAAGCCAGGGACCACCGAGATCGAGCCGGCCCTGGCCGAGCGCTGGGACATATCCGACGACGGCCTGACCTACACCTTCCACCTGCGCCAAGGGGTGAAATTCCACACCACCGACTACTTCACGCCGACCCGCGACTTCAATGCCGACGACGTGTTATGGAGCCTGCGCCGCCAGCTCGACCCCAACCACCCGTGGCACGACAAGACCAGCGCCGGCTACCCGTACTTCGAAAGCATGGCCTTCGGCCAACTGCTCAAGTCGGTGGACAAGCGCGACGCATACACCGTGGTGATCACCCTCACCCGCCCGGAAGGCCCGTTCCTGCGGGACATGGCCATGGGCTTCACGTCGATCTACTCTGCCGAGTATGGCGACCAGTTGCTCAGGACGGGAAACACCGGCGACCTCAACAGCAAGCCGATCGGCACCGGGCCGTTCATCTTCCAGCGCTACAACAAGGATGCCCAGGTGCGCTACAAGCCCAACCCGGATTACTTCCGTGGCAAACCACCGAGCGATGCGCTGATCTTCGCCATCGCCACCGACAACAACGTGCGCCTGCAAAAGCTGCGCGCCGGCGAGTGCCAGGTAGCGCTGTACCCCAAGCCCGGCGACGTGCCATCGATCAAGGCCGACCCCAGGCTCAAGGTCGTCGAAACCTCCGCGCTGGTCACCGGCTACATCGCCATGAACACCCAGCATCGCTACCTGGGTGACGTGCGCGTACGCCGGGCACTGAACCTGGCGTTCGACCGCCAGACCCACGTCGACCAACTGTTCGGCAAGGGCAATGCACTGCTGGCGGTGAACCCGTATCCGCCGAGCATGATCGGCTTCAACACCGAGAACCGTAACCCGCCACGCGACCTCGAACAGGCACGTGCATTGCTCGAACAGGCCGGGGTGCCGGAGGGCACGGTGCTGACCCTGTTCACCCGCAATGGCGGTGGCCCGACCAACCCCAACCCGCGCCTGTCCGCGGAAATGCTCCAGGCGGACCTTGCCAAGATCGGCATCCGCCTCGACATCCGCGTGATGGAATGGGCCGAGATGCTGCGCCGCGCCAAGAACGGCGAGGCCGATCTGGTATCCAGTGGCTGGGCCAGCGACAACGGCGACCCCGACAACTTCCTGACCCCGCTGCTGAGCTGCGATGCGGCGAAAACCGGCGAGAACTACGCACGCTGGTGCAACTCGAAGTTCCAGGACCTGATCACCCGCGCCCGCGCAGTGATCGACAACGACGAGCGCGCAAGGCTCTATGCCGAGGCATTGAAGGTGTACGATGACGACCAACCCTGGATCGGCATGGCCCATCCGAAGATGTTCACCGCCATGCGCGACAACGTGGAGGGCTACGTGATCAGCCCCCTGACCAACAACAACTTCGCCACCACCCGGGTGAAGTAGAACAACAACGACCGCCGGCAACCCACGAGGGGACTGGCGGCACTGCCTGACCGGCCGATTGAGGTAACCCCGACAATGTTGAGTTTTATTGCCCGGCGCCTGGGCCTGCTGATACCGACCTTCTTCGGTATCACCTTGCTGACCTTCGCGCTCATACGCCTGATCCCCGGCGACCCGGTGGAAGTGATGATGGGCGAGCGCAGGGTGGATCCCGAGATGCACGCCCAGGCCATGGAGCGCCTCGGCTTGAACAAACCGCTGCCGGTCCAGTACCTGGACTACGTCGGCAAGCTTGCCCACGGTGAC
Proteins encoded in this window:
- a CDS encoding ATP-binding protein, translated to MLAAVQPLSATRQNLWRLTVIRVLVLAAQAGSVGVAYWTDLLPLPWLSLAATLALSSILCAFTALRLRLSLPVTELEYALQLACDLLIHSALLYYSGGSTNPFVSYYLVPLAIAAVTLPWLYSLILSGIALTAYSLLLVQFYPLEGLPMARDKMQVYGMWLSIALAAAVITFFAARMAEELRRQEQLRAERREESLRDEQLLAVATQAAGAAHELGTPLATMSVLLNEMRQDHADPQLQEDLAILQDQVKLCKETLQQLVRAAEANRRLDIGEQDVTAWLDEALNRWHLMRPEASYRFQRLRDGQVPRLTPPPDLTQALLNLLNNAADACPDDLEVRLDWDAEDILISIRDHGPGVPPAIAEAIGKPFITTKGKGFGLGLFLSKASVTRAGGSVKLYSHEQGGTLTELRLPYGKRGDE
- a CDS encoding SIMPL domain-containing protein (The SIMPL domain is named for its presence in mouse protein SIMPL (signalling molecule that associates with mouse pelle-like kinase). Bacterial member BP26, from Brucella, was shown to assemble into a channel-like structure, while YggE from E. coli has been associated with resistance to oxidative stress.); translation: MPIPRRGAALILSCGLLASLPALAADEPRYNQISLRAEVSKEVARDLMVVTLYSEAQNADPGKLAKQITETMNKAVQQARQVKDVKLSQGSRNSYPVYDSKGQKITGWRERAELRLESADFPALSQLTADLLQELKMGAMDFSIAPATRKSSEDALLKDAVNAFKARAQLATEALGGKGYKIVSLNLNSSGYPRPYLRSAPMAMKSMVADEAAPAPDIEAGTSEVSMNADGLIEVQMP
- a CDS encoding ABC transporter substrate-binding protein, whose amino-acid sequence is MLKHAVIPFLLGAGLIAQTPAALAASNLVFCSEGSPAGFDPGQYTTGTDFDASAETVFNRLTQFERGGTRVIPGLATQWEVSDDGKVYTFHLREGVKFHTTDYFKPSREFNADDVLFTFDRMRDKNHPFRKAYPTEFPYFTDMGMDQNIAQIEKLDEHTVRFTLNQVDAAFIQNLAMSFASIQSAEYAEQLLKQGKAADINQKPIGTGPFVFSKYQKDAQIRFKGNKDYWQPDDVKIDNLIFAITTDASVRMQKLKKNECQITLFPRPADIEPLKADKNLQMPDQAGFNLGYIAYNVMDKLKGSSVPNPLAELKVRQALDMAVDKKKIIESVYQGAGQLAVNAMPPTQWSYDTSIKDAPYDPEKAKQLLKEAGIKEGTEITLWAMPVQRPYNPNAKLMAEMLQSDWSKIGIKAKIVSYEWGEYIKRSKGGEQGAMLIGWSGDNGDPDNWLGTLYGCDAIDGNNFSKWCYKPYDDLIKQAKATSDQAKRTELYQKAQHILKEQVPITPIAHSTVYQPMSVKVQGFKISPFALNSFYGVSVAK
- a CDS encoding OprD family porin, with protein sequence MKPFTFTALALGALSAMAQAEPQSQDFFPLSLKTTREQDQAKGFIDGQSLSGSTRNWYSRERATRAPLFRYYKHDGSPHDSHSRDNWLQGTILRYRSGFTQGTVGFAVEAAGYNAIALERGRAAVAGPNNRTLTHSDGEPLDQWSKMGLGNVKARIGNTTLTLGRQSVDTPMIAEIGNRALPSSFQGAFLHSAEFDNLSFDLGTFDRVSPRSEQSLSKFRSEYGATGVETDRASTAGVSYQPLQSLTTSLYATRANDFWNQYYFGASHVLGDSAALSLTTGLNYYKTVDQGSRKLGQIDNDTYSLSLGLTHQAHTFTAAWQQVDGNEYFDYLHETNGIFLANSLLSDFNGPNEKSVQLSYVLNMAPYGVPGLKFNLYNARGWGIDGTHYRGTAYDVRGLDGESHYEWGIGTSYAVQSGPLRDTSIRATYTAHRASKAQADGSLDELRIVTTIPFDIL